The DNA window GACTTTCCCCGAGCCGGGATGGTTAGTGCTATGTGCGTTTTCTCGCCGCTCTACTGATCGCATTCGTCCCGGCTGCCCCCGCGCCGTCCGGCGCTCCGGCCTTCAACGGGACGGTCCACGCGATCGCGTACCGGGGTGACACCGTGTACGTGGGCGGGGCCTTCACGACCGCGACCTGGGCCGGACGCAGCTATCCGCGGCAGCGGCTGGCCGCCTTCGACGCCCGGACCGGCAAGCTGCTGAACTGGGCGCCCGCCGCCGACGCGACGGTGCGCGCGCTGGTGGCGACCGGGGACGGCGTCTACGCGGCCGGCGACTTCCACGCGATCTCCGGCCGCCGGCGGGACGCGCTCGCCCGGCTCAGCCCGATCAGCGGAACCGTTGATCCGTTCGCCCATGAGGTGAGCGGCACGCCGTACGCGCTGGCGGCCGGTCACGGACGCCTCTACCTGGGCGGCAGCTTCACCACGGTGGACCGGGTGAAACGCCGCAACCTCGCCGCCTTCGACCTGGACACCGGGCGGCTGGACGAGCGCTGGCGGCCGACCGCCGACGACCGGGTGCGCACCCTCGCGGTCAGCGGCGGCGAGGTCTTCCTCGGCGGCGCGTTCCACCGGGTCAACGGGGTGCGCAACACGCTGCGACTGGCTGCGGTGAGCGGTACCGCCGGCACGCTGGACCGGTATTTCCGGCCGGCCGTGGCCGCCGAGGTCAACGCGCTGACCGTCGACTCCGGTGGGGTGTACGCGGCAGCCGGCGGCCGGGGCGGCCGGGCCGTCGCGTTCGCCCCGGATGGCTCGATGCGCTGGCAGCGGGTCTTCGACGGGGACGCGGTGGCGATCACGAGACGGCACGGCGTCACCTACGTCGGCGGCCACTTCGACCGGGCCTGCCTCACGCCGCGCAACGGTCCGAAGGGTGCCTGCCTGGACGGCTCCGAGCCGCGGGTGAAACTGGCCGCGGTCACCGAGAAGGGACATCTGGCCGGCTGGGCGCCGCAGGCGAACGGCGTGATCGGCGTCCGTGTGCTGGGCTCGGGCACGAAGGCCGGCTCGATCGACGCGGGCGGCGACTTCACCACCGTCGGCGGGTCGACGCACGCCCGCTTCGCGCGTTTCATTTTTGAAACCCCGGGCCGGATCTCTGGAACCCCGGCCCCGGCCCCGATCACTGGAACCCCGGTCCCGGTCACTGGAACCGGCGGGCCACCCGCTCGCTGATCGCCCAGTAACGAGCCGGGGCGATCCTCGTCAGCCAGTCGCCCGCCCTCGCCTCCCGGGTGATCACCAGGCGCGGCCGCCGGGACTGGATCGCCGCCACGATCTGCCGGGCCGCCTCCTCCGGCGGCATCGTCAGCGCCGCCTCGGCGAACCGGCGGGCCTGCGCCGCCTGCTCACCCGCCGGATCCAGGCCGCTGACCCGCGCGTTCGCCGCGATCCCGGTGCGGATGCCGCCCGGATGCACCACCGTCACCCCGACACCACGTGGTCCCAGCTCGTGCCGCAGCCCTTCGGTGAAGCCGCGGACCGCGTACTTGCTCGTCGCGTACGCCACCTGCCCCGGCGGCGCGAGGAGCCCGAACAGGCTCGACATGGTGACGATGTGCGACCCGGGACGCTCCAGCAGCTGCGGCAGGAACGCCTTGGTAGTCCGGATCACCGCGTGCAGGTTGATCTCCAGCAGCCAGTCGATGTCAGCCATGCTGTTCTGCTCGAACGTCCCGGTCAGCGTCACCCCGGCGT is part of the Actinoplanes missouriensis 431 genome and encodes:
- a CDS encoding NHL repeat-containing protein gives rise to the protein MRFLAALLIAFVPAAPAPSGAPAFNGTVHAIAYRGDTVYVGGAFTTATWAGRSYPRQRLAAFDARTGKLLNWAPAADATVRALVATGDGVYAAGDFHAISGRRRDALARLSPISGTVDPFAHEVSGTPYALAAGHGRLYLGGSFTTVDRVKRRNLAAFDLDTGRLDERWRPTADDRVRTLAVSGGEVFLGGAFHRVNGVRNTLRLAAVSGTAGTLDRYFRPAVAAEVNALTVDSGGVYAAAGGRGGRAVAFAPDGSMRWQRVFDGDAVAITRRHGVTYVGGHFDRACLTPRNGPKGACLDGSEPRVKLAAVTEKGHLAGWAPQANGVIGVRVLGSGTKAGSIDAGGDFTTVGGSTHARFARFIFETPGRISGTPAPAPITGTPVPVTGTGGPPAR
- a CDS encoding SDR family NAD(P)-dependent oxidoreductase, which encodes MQRFTFAGRTCVITGAAGGIGSALALDLAKRRSVLALVDRDADGLERVAALAREIGAADVSTYHVDLSDGGDRQDLAGAVLGRHGPADLLINNAGVTLTGTFEQNSMADIDWLLEINLHAVIRTTKAFLPQLLERPGSHIVTMSSLFGLLAPPGQVAYATSKYAVRGFTEGLRHELGPRGVGVTVVHPGGIRTGIAANARVSGLDPAGEQAAQARRFAEAALTMPPEEAARQIVAAIQSRRPRLVITREARAGDWLTRIAPARYWAISERVARRFQ